Proteins from a single region of Chloroflexota bacterium:
- a CDS encoding phosphotransferase yields MSEQIEQAIRAAGLFRGDRVLATERMAQGKASTVYRVWLRSGRDVVFKSAPASVVETEALWLRGWQTVGVETPEVYAHGVLPDGTPYLLMEFVAGPSVESEIAAGRLQYDETQRRIGRMLAAMHAVRAEGFGWAGEDHLDEAGRGCFATLREQLAAEKLPRGLRFALEVGAISEQDLGAVERAVDVLSEHVLLTGSRRTHGDFRTGNMLLRGERLVVIDPSPAATHPYICVAYSVLLEELEAGALPVSFLEGYGEVWPIDARALDAALLIRAGIMFDSFGRRRETECGRRLPSVFARLRTPFA; encoded by the coding sequence ATGAGCGAGCAGATCGAGCAGGCGATACGGGCGGCCGGGCTGTTCCGTGGCGACCGTGTGTTGGCGACCGAGCGGATGGCCCAGGGCAAGGCTTCGACGGTATACCGCGTGTGGCTGCGCTCTGGCCGCGACGTCGTCTTCAAGAGCGCGCCCGCCAGCGTCGTCGAGACCGAAGCGCTGTGGCTGCGAGGCTGGCAGACGGTCGGTGTGGAGACGCCGGAGGTCTACGCCCATGGCGTGCTGCCCGATGGGACGCCGTACCTGCTGATGGAGTTTGTGGCCGGGCCGAGCGTCGAGTCCGAGATCGCGGCCGGACGGCTGCAGTACGACGAGACGCAGCGTCGGATCGGGCGGATGCTGGCCGCCATGCACGCGGTCCGTGCGGAAGGCTTCGGCTGGGCCGGCGAGGATCACCTCGACGAGGCCGGGCGCGGGTGCTTCGCGACCCTGCGCGAGCAACTGGCCGCCGAGAAGCTGCCGCGTGGGCTGCGGTTCGCGCTGGAGGTCGGCGCGATCTCAGAGCAGGATCTCGGGGCGGTCGAGCGGGCCGTGGACGTGCTGAGCGAGCATGTGCTGCTGACAGGGTCCAGGCGCACGCACGGCGACTTTCGCACGGGCAACATGCTGCTCAGGGGCGAGCGGCTGGTCGTGATCGATCCGTCGCCGGCCGCGACCCACCCGTACATCTGCGTGGCGTACAGCGTTCTGCTGGAAGAGCTGGAGGCTGGCGCGTTGCCGGTCTCGTTCCTGGAAGGGTACGGGGAGGTCTGGCCGATCGATGCGCGGGCGCTGGACGCGGCGCTCCTGATCCGGGCGGGCATCATGTTCGACTCGTTCGGTCGGCGGCGCGAGACCGAGTGCGGCAGGCGGTTGCCCTCGGTGTTCGCGCGGCTCCGGACGCCGTTCGCGTAG
- a CDS encoding CDC48 family AAA ATPase yields the protein MADETQGGVEQVRGVVPNTGTNGAGAGGESAREVYLRVAEAFPFDIHRGIARLDQASFDALGLKPGDLVHLTGKRRTTVRVERSPEGIPGRHVIRLDGTLRDNAQVSIDERIRVRVGGASDAHSITLSAPDASALSDEEILATRMYLAGRVVTPGDKVTVTALARGDRSFQIVESEPAGPVVVRLETIIRTRVPPASRSKVGPSNVRYEDIGGLDRELSRVRELIELPMKYPQLFSRMRIEPPRGVLLYGPPGTGKTLIARAVATEVQATFIHVNGPEIMQKYVGESEGRLREVFEQATREAPAIVFLDEIDAIAPKRANVVGDVEKRVVAQLLTLMDGLVSRGQVTVIGATNMPDLVDPALRRPGRFDREIAVNAPSPAGRLQILRIHSRGFPMAEDVNLERLAEITHGFVGADLEVLCKEAGMLALRELLDEAGMEAVDLERLAEDARIHTRHFYEALKAIEPTATREVLVEKPNVPWADVGGLNEVRDLLEGAIELPRQRPDLFQAAGIHPPRGVLLTGSSGTGKSLVARAIATSTGLSLITADAATLLSKWLGESEKTVHQVFQRARQAAPCLLFFDDLDAIAPIRGGDMTGGAVDRVVSQLLTELDTLDELSEVTVLGATNRPDLVDPALLSPRRFAYVIDLPMPDEDARREILEAQTRKMPLADDVDLELLAARSEGMTGADLASVCQRAALNEIRQIIANDTDASITSGGDLRIAMRTLEESLEDARHGVTVRNSKNGAATPAHTAPGRGPSASPAARQV from the coding sequence ATGGCTGACGAGACGCAGGGCGGTGTTGAGCAGGTGCGCGGCGTGGTCCCGAACACGGGGACCAATGGAGCAGGAGCGGGGGGCGAGTCCGCGCGTGAGGTCTATCTCCGCGTCGCCGAGGCGTTCCCGTTCGACATCCACCGGGGCATCGCTCGCCTCGATCAGGCATCGTTTGACGCCCTCGGGCTGAAGCCAGGCGACCTCGTCCACCTGACCGGCAAGCGCCGCACCACCGTCCGCGTGGAGCGTTCGCCCGAGGGCATCCCCGGTCGCCATGTCATCCGGCTGGACGGGACGCTGCGCGACAACGCCCAGGTCAGCATCGACGAGCGCATCCGCGTGCGCGTCGGCGGGGCGTCGGACGCCCACAGCATCACCCTGTCTGCTCCGGACGCCTCGGCCCTCTCCGACGAGGAGATCCTGGCGACGCGGATGTATCTGGCCGGGCGCGTCGTGACCCCCGGCGACAAGGTCACCGTGACCGCCCTGGCGCGCGGCGACCGCTCCTTCCAGATCGTCGAGAGCGAGCCGGCCGGCCCGGTCGTCGTGCGGCTCGAGACGATCATCCGCACGCGCGTCCCACCGGCCTCGCGCTCGAAGGTCGGCCCGTCGAACGTCCGCTACGAGGACATCGGCGGCCTGGACCGCGAGCTGAGCCGCGTCCGCGAGCTGATCGAGCTGCCGATGAAGTATCCGCAGCTGTTCAGCCGCATGCGGATCGAGCCGCCGCGCGGCGTCCTCCTGTACGGCCCTCCGGGCACCGGCAAGACCCTCATCGCGCGGGCCGTCGCCACGGAGGTTCAGGCGACCTTCATCCACGTCAACGGCCCCGAGATCATGCAGAAGTACGTGGGCGAGTCCGAGGGCCGCCTGCGTGAAGTCTTCGAGCAGGCCACCCGCGAAGCGCCGGCCATCGTCTTCCTGGACGAGATCGACGCCATCGCCCCGAAGCGCGCAAACGTCGTGGGCGACGTCGAGAAGCGCGTCGTGGCCCAGCTGCTGACGCTGATGGACGGCCTCGTCTCCAGAGGACAGGTCACCGTCATCGGCGCGACGAACATGCCGGACCTGGTCGATCCAGCCCTGCGCCGGCCCGGCCGCTTCGACCGCGAGATCGCCGTCAACGCGCCAAGCCCGGCCGGCCGCCTCCAGATCCTGCGCATCCACAGTCGGGGCTTCCCGATGGCCGAGGATGTGAACCTGGAGCGCCTGGCCGAGATCACCCACGGCTTCGTCGGCGCGGACCTCGAAGTGCTCTGCAAGGAGGCTGGCATGCTGGCCCTGCGCGAGCTCCTGGACGAGGCCGGCATGGAAGCGGTCGATCTGGAGCGGCTGGCTGAGGACGCTCGCATCCACACCCGCCACTTCTACGAGGCGCTGAAGGCCATCGAGCCGACCGCCACCCGCGAGGTGCTGGTCGAGAAGCCGAACGTCCCCTGGGCCGATGTTGGCGGCCTCAACGAGGTGCGCGATCTGCTGGAGGGGGCCATCGAGCTGCCGCGTCAGCGCCCCGATCTGTTCCAGGCGGCCGGCATCCACCCGCCGCGTGGCGTCCTGCTGACCGGATCGAGCGGCACCGGCAAGAGCCTCGTCGCACGGGCCATCGCCACCTCGACGGGCCTGAGTCTGATCACCGCTGATGCCGCCACGCTGCTCTCGAAGTGGCTGGGCGAGTCCGAGAAGACGGTCCACCAGGTGTTCCAGCGCGCCCGGCAGGCCGCCCCGTGCCTCCTGTTCTTCGACGATCTGGACGCCATCGCCCCGATCCGTGGCGGCGACATGACCGGCGGCGCGGTGGACCGCGTCGTCAGCCAGTTGCTGACTGAGCTTGACACCCTGGACGAGCTGAGCGAGGTCACGGTCCTCGGGGCGACCAACCGCCCCGATCTGGTCGATCCGGCCCTGCTCTCGCCGCGCCGTTTCGCCTACGTCATCGACCTGCCGATGCCGGACGAGGACGCCCGCCGCGAGATCCTGGAAGCGCAGACCCGCAAGATGCCGCTCGCGGACGACGTTGACCTGGAGCTGCTGGCGGCCCGCTCCGAGGGCATGACCGGGGCGGATCTCGCCTCGGTCTGCCAGCGCGCCGCCCTCAACGAGATCCGCCAGATCATCGCGAACGACACGGACGCCAGCATCACCAGCGGCGGCGACCTGCGGATCGCGATGCGGACGCTGGAAGAGTCGCTGGAGGACGCCCGCCACGGCGTGACGGTCCGGAACAGCAAGAACGGCGCGGCCACACCGGCCCACACTGCGCCCGGACGCGGGCCGTCGGCATCGCCGGCCGCCCGGCAGGTGTAG
- a CDS encoding nitroreductase family deazaflavin-dependent oxidoreductase, whose protein sequence is MPEYIPPAWDWVREQVERYEGSGGKEGTTLRETGLPVIIVTYTGRKTGAHRKAPLMRVVTDDGTYVLVASKGGAPTNPEWYYSLHEQSEVTIQDHEQVFQARIHEVSDPAERARLWDVSVKAYPPYADYQQKTTRQIPLFVAERV, encoded by the coding sequence ATGCCTGAGTACATTCCACCAGCCTGGGATTGGGTGCGCGAGCAGGTCGAGCGCTACGAAGGGTCGGGCGGCAAGGAAGGGACCACCCTGCGGGAGACCGGCCTGCCGGTCATCATCGTCACCTACACCGGCAGGAAGACGGGCGCGCATCGGAAAGCGCCGCTGATGCGGGTGGTCACGGACGACGGCACGTACGTGCTGGTGGCATCGAAGGGTGGCGCACCCACCAACCCGGAGTGGTACTACAGCCTGCACGAGCAGTCGGAAGTCACCATTCAGGATCACGAGCAGGTGTTCCAGGCCCGCATCCACGAGGTGAGCGACCCAGCCGAGCGTGCCCGGCTCTGGGACGTCTCGGTAAAGGCGTACCCACCCTACGCCGACTACCAGCAGAAGACGACGCGCCAGATCCCGCTGTTCGTGGCCGAGCGCGTGTAG
- a CDS encoding DUF488 domain-containing protein, whose translation MHRILTVGHSNHPVERLLALLQQHGIQVLVDVRSQPYSRFATQFNRETLDPTVTAAGLRYLFMGEELGGRQLGRIISTPERIEAYPQVAAASGFQHGIERILTGAQAYRIALLCAEEDPTECHRRVWVTRALLERGAEVAHLRGDGHIDPDSALKGLEPPAGHQLGLFDSE comes from the coding sequence GTGCACAGGATTCTGACGGTCGGGCACTCCAACCATCCGGTCGAACGCCTGCTCGCGCTGCTCCAGCAGCACGGGATTCAGGTGCTGGTGGACGTGCGCTCGCAGCCGTACTCGCGCTTCGCCACCCAGTTCAATCGTGAGACGCTCGATCCGACCGTAACAGCGGCCGGCCTTCGGTACCTCTTCATGGGAGAGGAGCTGGGAGGTCGGCAGCTGGGCAGGATCATCTCTACCCCCGAACGCATCGAGGCGTACCCACAGGTGGCCGCCGCGTCTGGATTCCAGCACGGCATCGAGCGCATACTCACCGGCGCGCAAGCGTACAGGATCGCGCTGCTGTGCGCTGAAGAAGACCCCACCGAATGCCATCGGCGAGTCTGGGTCACGCGCGCACTGCTTGAACGCGGCGCCGAAGTGGCCCACCTGCGCGGCGATGGCCACATTGACCCCGACAGCGCACTCAAAGGCTTGGAGCCGCCGGCCGGTCATCAGCTCGGCCTGTTCGACAGCGAGTGA
- a CDS encoding DUF488 domain-containing protein: MDAAPARRSAVPTTLYTIGFTKSSAAHFFGRLVSAGVKQLVDIRLHNTSTLAGFSKRDDLAYFLSLHGIGYHHELRLAPEPDLLKAAQSGAIPWDAYEAGYLSLIEERDVAATLDRAMFAGPTALLCSEATTEHCHRRVAADHLRARWGDLEIVHL; encoded by the coding sequence ATGGACGCCGCACCCGCCCGGAGGTCAGCCGTGCCGACGACGCTCTACACCATCGGCTTCACGAAGTCGTCGGCAGCCCACTTCTTCGGCAGGCTGGTCTCGGCAGGCGTCAAGCAGCTGGTGGACATTCGGCTCCACAACACCAGCACGCTGGCCGGCTTCAGCAAGCGCGACGACCTGGCCTACTTTCTGTCGCTGCACGGCATCGGCTACCACCACGAGCTGCGGCTGGCCCCCGAGCCAGACCTCCTCAAGGCTGCGCAGTCCGGCGCGATACCCTGGGATGCCTACGAGGCGGGCTACCTGTCACTGATCGAAGAGCGAGACGTGGCAGCAACGCTCGACCGCGCCATGTTCGCTGGTCCGACGGCTCTGCTGTGCAGCGAGGCCACCACCGAGCACTGCCACCGCCGCGTGGCCGCCGACCACCTGCGCGCCCGCTGGGGCGATCTGGAGATCGTCCACCTGTAG